Genomic segment of Plasmodium brasilianum strain Bolivian I chromosome 8, whole genome shotgun sequence:
TACTTTATTTACTGCTTTACATAATGGTAGTCGTATGTTGAGGAACTTTTTGAGTAACgagtaattaaaaaatatgcacatatttgctcatattatatatatatatatatatatatatatatatatgtgcataatgAATGATTATAAAAGCTATACatgtaaaaagtaaaaaaaaaaaaaaatggtatacCACACGTTTGATAGAACTGACTCAGAAGGAAAACAAGAATGACTGATTTAGCTCGTTGTTATATAACCACATATTATTGTacaaatttgtatataaaaaaaagtgtgctatgtttttttttttatttgatgttccgttattttaaatatttttacgttttttttttgtatacttattttgaagaaaaaaaaagaataaaaaaatatatatacataaaagtgtatatataaatatatatttatacatacaataaaacaaaataaaatatttagagtacataaaaattaatttttttaaagaggTCTTTcctatatcttttttattataatattcatattttaaaaaactgtTTATTCTCGGGCGTACACATAAAAAGCATGTTATTTATGGTAGACTTactgtgtttttttttttgtatctacgtaataaatacatttaaaagtacaaaaaaggaaaattaaaattaagtatGTTATACTACTTGCGTTTATACAGgtaaaatgtacaaataaaGCTGATACCaaaattagcaaaaaaaaaaaaaaaaatatatatatatatatgtaatatatatgtgtgtatcaCAAACATATTTCTTATACAAACGTTTTAACTGCGCGAATGCTGCTAATCAAcgataaatattcatttttaaattgcTGTGCtccaaaataaaataagagcAAGAGGTGCAaagtaaacaaataaatgtaaaaaataaaggaaattaATACATGTACAACTTTATATATGTTGGTACGTAGCATAACAGtacgaagaaaaaaaaaagatttacatgcatatatatatatatatataagtatatatcaCATAATAATGGAAAAGTGCTCAATTAAGATTAATGTGGCACACAagtatataacaaattataagtaatattatgttctaaaagataaattttaaagagagaaaaagataataaaaaattcaaactattttaaatacataattgGTTATAGATATACATGCTATCATCAttgttttcaaaataaatgaCATGATCGTAATAGCAAACGggatgaaataattttttttttgtggctaatattttcatactgtagatatatatacgtacatgtgtATGCATGTGTAAGCTTGTAAGTCAGACAGGCTTCCACTATTTCTTAGCGCTATTTTACCAATTAAGCGCATATAAttattgatttttttaataagaagCAATTCAGGAGGATTATagtaaaagaaagaaaagtcTGCAAAGAGGTCAAGGGTGATATTTATacaatttgtatatatatgtgttacgcatgtatgtatgaacaGATACATATGCAAATGCAGAGGAAGTATTACGCAGGTAGGAAAAATACAGAACATATGACAATTGATCAATAGGGAAACCAAAGCAGGGTAATGCATATATTCAACAAGAGACAAAAAAGATGATAACAACTAAACTACACTGCTGTAAACTACAATCCCAAGAATTAGCGTTGACAAACTTTGGTTTCATTAATAATGGTTTGTAtactaatttaaaaaagaacacAAAAGGTAGTGAATTATATGGAGAAATTTCGAACTtagttttaatattaaaaggtGATGGGAACATAGGAAAAGATGAAATTGCTCTAAATACATGTCAGAGAGAATTTTCAAGAATACagttaaaagaagaaattcaaataaatatacttgaaaaggaaaataaacgAGATATCTTGCACTTTATTCCTATTGATAGTATAGAAATAGAggtaaatttatttgttaaaccTGATCGATTAATTGAAATGGGTGATGAAATGTTAGaggaattttttaaaaagtattttctTAATCATATATTAACGAAAGGACAAATATTGGCACTAAAGTGTAATGATGTTTTATTTAAGTGTATTGTAAAGAATTTGAAAACAGCCGAATTTGACGAAATTAAAAGATTAAATAGAAATCGTTCTAATTTGAGctcttattttaaaatgaatgataatgaaatgaataataagtataataaaaatagtatggACGAAAGAGGTATTTTGTTTGAAAATACAGAATGTGTATTTACAAGTATAAGTGATGGCAAATTATTTATAGAATccaaaaaagtattaaaaaaaaatattataaaaaataattttaattttgaagAATTAGGTATAGGTGCATTAGATGAAGAATTTAAGATAATCTTTAGAAGAACCTTTGCAAGTAGAATATAtccaaattatattataaaacaattaGGTATAAAACATGTGAAGggaattatattatatggaCCACCAGGTACTGGAAAAACTTTGATTGCTAGACAGATAGGAAAAACGTTAAATGCTCGAGAacctaaaattattaatggtccagaaatattaaataaatatgtaggACAATCTGAAGAAAATATtcgaaatttatttaaagatGCTGAATTAGAATATAAACAAAGTGGAGAAAATTCGTtgttacatataataatattagatGAAATAGATGCAATATGTAAACAAAGGGGGAATGCTTTTTCAAGTGGTACAGGAGTCAATGATAGTATAGTTAATCAGTTATTATCTAAAATTGATGGTGTAAAtagtttaaataatattttattaattggGATGACAAATAGAATTGATTTAATTGATGAAGCTTTATTAAGACCAGGTAGGTTTGAATTACATATAGAAATATCTCTACCTAATAAGGAAGGTAGGGTTCAAATATTGAATAttcatacaaaaaatatgagaAACAGTAATAAATTAAGTCCCGATGTTAATATAGAAGAATTAGCCGAGAAAACCCCTAATTTTTCAGGAGCAGAAATTGAAGGATTAGTACGAAATACCGTATCTTATGCTTTTGAAAGAcacataaattttaatgacTTAACAAAACCAATTAATGCAGATGATATTATGATAACTAAgaatgattttttaaaagcattAAAGGAAACGAAACCTGCTTTTGGCGCAGAAGAAGATATTATCGAAAATTTACTGTCTAATGGTATCATTAATTATGGAAaggaatatgaaaatattgaaaatactTGTAAATTACTAATCAAACAGATAGTAGAAAATTCTAATACTAATTTAATGagtgttttattatatggaGAAAATGGTACAGGTAAAACAACTATTGCAGCATATTTAGCTAAATGTgcaaattttcattttacgaAATTTATAACACCTGAAAATTTAATTGGTTATTCTGAAATTAGTaagataaattatataaacaaaatttttgaGGATGCATATAAAACGCCACTTTCTTTAGTTATTTTAGATAATATTGAAAGGTTAATTGATTACACACGTATAGGACCCAGATTTAGTAATTCTATTTTACAAGCTATTAtggttttaataaaaaaaaaaccgaaaaaagaaaatcaaaaaattttaattatttgtacTACATCCGAATATCAATTTATGAGGGATGTAGGGTtgattaaaaatttttatgttaatattgAAGTACCATTATTAAATTGTTCTACTTCAATTAAGAACGTTTTACATAATAGAAATGAAATTTATCATGATTTCCCAGAGAAAGAAATAGAGCAGGTTATTTCATCCAATGTAATAAAAAGCATCgcaattaaaaatttacttatGGTTATTGATATGGCATCAGAAGCGTCAAACGATAGGATAATTACCAgcgaaatttttttaaaagcattTAATGACTGcggtattttttttgatgatGAATCGTATGAATGAGGGACGCTCCGTTTGTAGTGGATATAATTTAGCAGCTTTATTGTAGCAGTTTGAATATAGCAGCGTTAATGGAGGTGGGGGATGTAGGGATATTTCAGCAGAATAAATATCATTCGTGTTTGTGCGGCTTCTACATGAAAGCAGGAAAACGCACGAgcgttatatatatatatatatatatatatacatacatatatgcggGGGTAATTTGCGGTGCACCTTTTTGTCACCGTGCTCGATGTTCTCAAAAAGGGATATAAGTGGACGTCTTAAAAGTTTAGGTTTCCACGTTTAATAGTGCATCAAGTTCGCGAGCATTTAGAGAAgcgatatatatatatatatatatatatatatatatgtatatttacgtaaaaacatacatacgtatatatatatatatacgctcATGTGCACACATGTTTGGCCGTTTCACTGTGCATTTATGCATGACGTTGGTATATTTTTCCCCATTTTCTATTTAAGCATGcgctttttctttattaaagTATTTATTTCCCCCTCTGTGCTGATTATACAggtatgtataaaaaatgtgaaaaaagaaatttcagtcattttcccttttgtctttatatatgtgtatgtactcatatttatatgttgcTATTCTAAGAACAATATaatcataaattaaaagccaaaaaaattatttcgcaaaataattaaaatagaaCAGTTAATTAaagattatattttaaaagtgtCTGTTACCTTGTCGTTCACATTTTGTGGATGAGAGATGGTGGGCGCGACAGTTACGCTAGTTTAAGATACACCAATAAGTGGAAATACTGTTACTGGTAGGTCCACTAATCTCACCACTGGAGGGGAATACTTTTAGAaagcaaatataaataaaaattacgtATCGTGCTAAATTCGAGAAGGAATTTATAAGAGTGATAAAATAGACTAATCTTACATACTAGCAAAAAATGGTAAACTACTAATAGTATTTAATATagataaaagagaaaagtaTTTAACGTAATAAAACTGCAAATTACAGAGAATGGTAATGTGTCTTATCAATATATAACACTCTACatctaaataatttatttttcatttaaattttacaagATCATGTAGTTGGGATTTTTGCAATCCTCTTTTATTAGCTGAGATATATCTAcgttaagaaaaaaaaaaaaaaaaaaaaaaaaagttaattgtatttaatatatcataaaataatcTACATTTTTCTCTATAACACAACTAAAAAAAGTGCATATTCTGGTGaactttaaaatttatgaaactCCCGTAggtttatttttgttaaaaacgGAAATGaaatcaatattttttttttttttttcctattattttttatacattttgtaa
This window contains:
- a CDS encoding putative N-ethylmaleimide-sensitive fusion protein; protein product: MITTKLHCCKLQSQELALTNFGFINNGLYTNLKKNTKGSELYGEISNLVLILKGDGNIGKDEIALNTCQREFSRIQLKEEIQINILEKENKRDILHFIPIDSIEIEVNLFVKPDRLIEMGDEMLEEFFKKYFLNHILTKGQILALKCNDVLFKCIVKNLKTAEFDEIKRLNRNRSNLSSYFKMNDNEMNNKYNKNSMDERGILFENTECVFTSISDGKLFIESKKVLKKNIIKNNFNFEELGIGALDEEFKIIFRRTFASRIYPNYIIKQLGIKHVKGIILYGPPGTGKTLIARQIGKTLNAREPKIINGPEILNKYVGQSEENIRNLFKDAELEYKQSGENSLLHIIILDEIDAICKQRGNAFSSGTGVNDSIVNQLLSKIDGVNSLNNILLIGMTNRIDLIDEALLRPGRFELHIEISLPNKEGRVQILNIHTKNMRNSNKLSPDVNIEELAEKTPNFSGAEIEGLVRNTVSYAFERHINFNDLTKPINADDIMITKNDFLKALKETKPAFGAEEDIIENLLSNGIINYGKEYENIENTCKLLIKQIVENSNTNLMSVLLYGENGTGKTTIAAYLAKCANFHFTKFITPENLIGYSEISKINYINKIFEDAYKTPLSLVILDNIERLIDYTRIGPRFSNSILQAIMVLIKKKPKKENQKILIICTTSEYQFMRDVGLIKNFYVNIEVPLLNCSTSIKNVLHNRNEIYHDFPEKEIEQVISSNVIKSIAIKNLLMVIDMASEASNDRIITSEIFLKAFNDCGIFFDDESYE